Genomic segment of Thermus thermamylovorans:
GCCGCCTGCTCCTCGTAGAGGGCCCGGGCCTCCTCCTGGGCTCGCCGCAGGATCTCCGTGGACCAGCGGCGCAGGAGCACCCCCGCCCGGAGGAGCCGCCCCAGGGCCGGGGGGTTCTGGGCGTCGTACTTGGCCATCATGGTGAGGTTGACCTCCGCCGCCGCCACCTGGAAGGCCTCCTGGAACTCCCGGGGCAGGCGCGCCCACTCCCTTTGGGAGACGAGGAAGGAAAGCTGGGCGGAAGGCTCCCAGAAGGAGGGGTAGTAGTAGTAACGGGCCACCCGGTGGAAGCCCAGCCGCTCGTCGTCGTAGGGGCCGCTGAACTCGGCGGCGTCGATGGCCCCCCGCTCCAAGGCCGGGTAGATGTCCCCCGCCGCCAGGGTCTGGGGCACCACCCCCAGGCGGCCCATCAGGGTCCCCCCCAGGCCCGGGATACGCATCCGGAGGCCCCGGAGATCGGCGAGGGCCCGGACCTCCCGGCGGAACCAGCCTCCCATCTGGGCCCCGGTGTTGCCCCCAGGGAACTGGAGCACCCCGAAGTCCGCGTACACCTGGCGGAGGAGCTCCAGCCCCCCGCCGAAGAGCATCCAGGCGTTGTGCTGTCGGTAGGTCATGCCGAAGGGCACGCCCCCGTCGAAGGCCAAGGTGGGGTTCTTGCCGATAAAAAAGGGGCCGTAGGTGTGCCCCGCCTCCACCGTCCCCGCCTGGACCGCGTCCAGTACCTGCCCCCCTGGCACGATCTCCCCCGCCTGGAAGACCCGGATCTGGAAGCGGCCCTCGGTCAGCTCCGCCACCCGCTTGGCCAGGTCCTCGGCGCCGCCAAAGAGGGTATCCAGGCTCCGGGGGTAGCTGGACACCAAGCGCCAGCGCACCTGGGGGGTAGCCTGGGCGAAGGCCGCGTAGGAGAGGCTCGCCGCCACACCCACCCCTGCCCGCCTCAGGAAATTCCTCCGGTCCATAGGCTCCCCTTTGCCTGCCAGTGTACCGGGCCCGCCTTCAGGAAGTCAAAGCGGTCCTGGTACCCGCCGCACCGGCCCGGTCTCATGGCGGGCTTTGCCCACGGGAACCCCCAAGAAGCCGCTCCACCTGGGCCAGGAGGGCCTGGGCCTCAAAGGGCTTGCCCAAGAAGGCCTGGGCCCCGGCCTCTAGGGCCTCCTGCTGGCT
This window contains:
- a CDS encoding TRAP transporter substrate-binding protein, with translation MDRRNFLRRAGVGVAASLSYAAFAQATPQVRWRLVSSYPRSLDTLFGGAEDLAKRVAELTEGRFQIRVFQAGEIVPGGQVLDAVQAGTVEAGHTYGPFFIGKNPTLAFDGGVPFGMTYRQHNAWMLFGGGLELLRQVYADFGVLQFPGGNTGAQMGGWFRREVRALADLRGLRMRIPGLGGTLMGRLGVVPQTLAAGDIYPALERGAIDAAEFSGPYDDERLGFHRVARYYYYPSFWEPSAQLSFLVSQREWARLPREFQEAFQVAAAEVNLTMMAKYDAQNPPALGRLLRAGVLLRRWSTEILRRAQEEARALYEEQAARDAAYRRVYAAYWAFRGEQFRWFAVAELGYETFAFPSGA